GAAAAGTGACGGAGGCAGAAgtaggaggaggcagaggagctTGGACATGAATACAGGACTCAGAAGAAAATTCATGTTAGGTGGCTGTGTACTCCTCTGTTGTTCTTCCTTCAATGTTATGCTCAAATATCTTTCCTGGAGCCCATCTAAACCCTATGTCTACCTCCAAACAGTCTCCCTTGTCACTCTACTTTCACAGGACCCTCAGTTAATAATTTCATTAATAtacattttgctattttaattatttgtttataatgGAGATTTTTCTAggatataggattttttttctctcttgattcCAAACAGCATCTTGAAGTTTCTTGGCTTCCTAATCATTTGAACAGGTATTAGTAAAATCTAGGAAGCACGTGCAAATGTAAGTTTTGCCAATACCTTATGAAATCTTCACAGAAACATTTCTACTAATCTTAGTATGCGCTTCACTTCATGACACTGGTTTACAAGTTTGTCCCTCGATGGGACGTTATTTCTATGAGTATAGAAAACGAGACAAACCCATTACATGAGGGAGGTAATATGGCATTTTAGAAATGACTGTCTCTTGAATCCCCAAACCCACTGAGGTAATCAGATAAAGTTTCCTCTTAGATTTCCACTTTCAGAATCATATTGATTCTGCCATATTGCTGGTCTGTAAGAGTGGTTATAGTAATGCCCTGGGGTATTCAAATGACTCTGGAAGgtttcttctaaaaaatatttctcctagAGTAGGAAGTCCTCTTAGATTTAGGAAATAGCTTCTGGGAAAATTAAGCTTATCAGTCAGCCATGTCTTAGAGTGAGTTACTTTAATCTTTTAATCAAATTGCTTTTGCTTTAATAGCACAGATTATAGTGCTCTGGATCATCCTGTCCTCCTAAGCTTCATATATACTTACAGGCCATAGGGTACTGAAGCAAAAGTGAACTCTAGTCCTCTCTGGTTGAACACACTTGCTGATGACAGCAAAAGTTGGCTCCACTGGGGCTTCCAGTCTGCTGACCATATCAAATTTGTCCTCTTTATCTTCCCTTGCCttgtctttatttccccttttttttaaataaattctgtggttcattataataatttcattatGTAGAATCTAAGCTCCCTTGCACTTCCCCTCACTTTCCCTTATCCTCAACTAGCAAAAGAATTCATAAATTTTAGTATGAATCCAAGTATCTGCCTACTCTACTCCTCGACTGtctgaaatagagaaaaacaaataactatGCTGTCTCATTTTACCTTTACGGTATAAAACCACAGGTGAACCCACTCTGTTTACAGGGAACAATTCTTTATTCCTCTGCTGGACATTCTCCCATTCTTGGAGTTGACTATTGCACACCTTCTGCCTTAAAGATCAGCACAGCTTTAATCTTCCTCATTCATAGCTGACACCCTTCTTTCCTTATTCGCTGGGAGAACAGCAGCAATTAGAAGAGCATATGCACATTCTTCCACCACGAAATCTAACAACCCACTTGTCTCTGTCCTAAATATTTTGTCTCTCCTCCTGTTACAATTTCTTCTACCTGTACATTGAATCCTACTCCTTCTCTCTGATTCAAGACCTCCCTCCTGAAAATTCTCCCATCTCCCCTGCATTAGCAATTTTCACCCTACTACTAAGTCACTGTTACTAGCATATAACATTCTGTGATAAGTAAGGTTTAGAAAAAATTCCCTTGATTCCACTCCATCTTGGAGTTATCACTCCAGTTCTTTTCTCCTCTATGCAACAAAACTCCTGTTAAGAGTtgtcgttggggcgcctgggtggcgcagtcggttaagcgtccgacttcagccaggtcacgatctcgcggtccgtgggttcgagccccgcgtcaggctctgggctgatggctcggagcctggagcctgtttccgactctgtgtctccctctctctctgcccctccccgttcatgctctgtctctctctgtcccaaaaataaataaacgttgaaaaaaaaaattaaaaaaaaaaaaaaaagagttgtcgCTACCCACTGTCTtcacttcttccctctcctttctctccccagacTTCCGGGGTCAAGCATTTGTTCTCACAAATGTTATAAATCAGTTCTAACAAGTTACTGTCACCACCCTGTTACCAAATCCGATGGCTGCTTCTTAGGCCTTATCTTAATCTGTCACAGTCGATCACTCCCTCCCTTGTGAAATAGTTTCTAcactttcttcatattttcatgtttcctcCTGCAAAACTATTCACGCCTTTGGCTCCATATGGttggattctctttttcttcctaaaataaatattccagtgCCCAATCCTCTgatctttgctcttttctctgtctACTCACTCCCTAGGTGATTTCCTTTATTCCCAGTGGCTAATGACTTCCAactttgtttctatatttataatCTCTCCTGTAAACTTCAGACATCTGTATCCAATTgtcaactcattttttttctcaatgtttattgggtatttttatatttgtcataaataaaacaaaactcttgaTTCATCTATTCCCATCTCTCTAGCCCTCATTTCAGTTAAATTTCACCACCATTCACTTATTGTTCCTAGTAAACACTTGGGAGTTATCGCTGACTCTTATGAACCCTCCAGAAACTGGATAGTTTACATTTGCCCATCCAGATTTGTTCTTGTCccctttttcaaaacaaatgttttaattaaacaaatattttatttatgtgggttttttttttggtaagaacacCTAAtataagatctactctcttgacaaaattttaagtgcCCTATACAGCTTTGTTAAATGTAGATCCAATGTTGTACACCAGATCTCTAGAACTTCCCATTgcagttccatatgaatttgaggtttggcttttccatttcagaaaaaaattgactgttggaattttgatagggatttcattgaatctatagatctcTTTAAGtagtacagatattttaacaatattaaatctttcaATCTATtgacatgggatgtctttccatttatttgtgtctttaatttattttaccaatGTTTTGTAGTCTTCATTGTACAAGTCCTTtactttcttggttaaatttattattaagtattttgttctttttagtgctaatgtaaatgggattattttcttaatttccttttttttttaaacgtgttttttttttcttaatttcctttttaaatagttCATTGTTAGTTACCCCGATACCAAATCCAGACAAATACAGTAGAAGAACACGGTAGGCCAAAATTCCTATTCTGCATGAAGATGGATTCAAAAATCTTCTACAAAGAACTAGGAAACCAAATTCAATAGCACATAAATCTCGATCatctgggatttattcctggaatgcaagaatggttcaacatcaacaaatcaatgtgatacatcacattaacagaatgaaggataaaaatcacatgatcatcacaatagatgcaaaaactttttgataaaattcaataccctTTCATGACAAAAACACTTTTAACAAACTAGGTATAGAAGAAATTggccttaacataataaaggccatatatgaaaggcccacagctaacatcatactcaatgatgaaaacttggaagattttcctctaagatgagGAAAAAGGCAAGGATGCATGCTTTAGATACTTGTATTCTACATAGGACTGGACCTCTTAGAGAaattaggcaggaaaaaaaataaataaaaggcatcaaaattggataggaaaaagtaaaattatctgtttgtagatgatatgatttaataaatggaaaattctaaAGACTCCACATGTAcacactctccctccccctctctccctctctctctctctctctctcactcacacgcacacacacacacacactcacagacacacatgcacacatacactgttaaaactaataaattcagtaaagctaCAGGAGACAAAGTCCTACCTTCTCCATAAGACTCGGTAGGAAATACAAGCAGGAGAGTAGGAGGAGAATAAATCTGCAGAATTTgtttccctggctccctccttaTGGGTTCACTGAGGGATTACTAATGACAGCTCCCATCAGGTCACACTTTGCACACTGCCCTCTCTGTCTCAGGTTTTTGATAACTGCTCTTTCTCCTCCCTACCTTTAGGCCTTACAGGAAAATATCTCCCTGTTCACAATAGTCCTGAGGTCCTGATGTTTCCCTTATGATTTCCCTACAGCCTTCTCTCACTTTTGTAAAAATCCCGCTTATTGAACTGCTTCAGATTGTCCAAATGATATGTGTTTCTTGCCAGTAGCCTGATTACTCTACCTCACGCTCACATTCAACTCATCAATAAATgctataatttccattttcaaagtaTATTCCAAAGCTAACCAATTTTCACCACCTGCACTATCCACACCCTGGTTTAAGCCACCTTAATTTCTCACCTGCATTACAGCAACAGTTGGGTACTTCTGCTCTCTCTTCCCACACCATTGTATTTTCACAGCAACCAGTACcatctttaaaaagtaagtaagaTAATGCCATTACCCTGCTCACGAGCTTCTAAACAGTTTCCAgtacacacacagaataaaataaatattaaaattccttATGACAAACAACATAGTCTGTTCAGTTGGCCTTTGCTTCTTTTTGTCCCATTGCTGACACTGTCCCTAATGCTTACTTACTTATATTGTTTCAGTCACAGTGGCCTCCTTGAGGTTCCGTGAACATTCATATTttgctactttatttatttttgtgctaCTATCTTAAAGCATTTGTACTCGATGTCATTCTACAGAGAACGTTATTATCTTAGATATTTGCATgctccatttctcttttcatccAGCCTTCTACTTAAATGtcatcccattaaaaaaaaaaaaaaaagactttccctGAACACACTAACTAAAATAACAACTTGCAGTCTATATCTACTTACACACCTTTATGTCTGTCCATAATATTCATCACGGCCTCatatgatgtatgtatgtattgacTTGTCTATTGTCCTTTTTTCCCACTATATTACACACTCCATGAGTGAAGGGATTACCCCTTTTTATTCAGCCCTTGTAATAACAGGACCCAGAACATTACATTGTGCATAGAAGTTCTAATAGATTTTTGGTGAATCAATGGGAGTGAAAATAAACTAAATggattaattaaattaaaagcaaacttaAAAGAAAGCTTAAATGGAAAGCCAATTCATAGTCAAAGTTTGCTTAATGagcatgtagaaaaaaaaagtcagattaaTACAATAGCATCAGGCTAAAACAACCTGATTCGACCTCTAACACTTGAACTGTTCTTTGTAATGGGACAAAGACATTTCCTAGACCAATTAATAAAGATTCCTCCCATGGATAATGCCAGGATGGGAATACTAGGGTTTGATGCTCTAGTTTTCCTGTTTTTGTGCCCCATGGTCAGGCAAGAGACCTTCTTAATGAacattatctcttaaaaaaaaaaaaaaaggggcgcctgggtggctcagtcggttgagcgtctgacttcagctcaggtgacaatctcacggttcgtgagttcgagccccgcatcaggctctgggctgatggctcagagcctggagcctgcttccgattctgtgtctccctctctctctctgcccctcccccattcatgctctgtctctctctgtctcaaaaataaataaacattaaaaaaaaattaaaaaaaaaaaaacctcctatgCAATACATCAAACTTAGAAAaggatatataaatgtatatgccaGACAATAAGTAATAAAAGGAATAACAACAAGCCATAAATATTACCAAGAATTTTTGAAGTTCCCTCTCTACCAGATTTTAACTTCTTCCTCTCCTGTAAAGGTAATATTTATCCTGAAGTTTGAGTCaattattttcttgccttttaaaatagttttattaataGGAAAACTATAAAGATCTgcacaaaaatgaaattattgacTATTCTTTCACTTGTGTTTCCACTCATCATTCTAAGATTCATCCATGATGATGTATTTGTTCATTAATCTTCACCTTTGTACATTATACCATTAATAGGAATATATGCCtatttatttatgcatgtttCTCTTGATGGGCTTTTGGGTGGTTTCCTGGTTGTTGTGCTACTCTTCACAAACTGCTCTGAATATTCTTTTACGTGTCTTTCCATTACTACCACCTTGGAACCATTCTCTTTCTTTAGGAGACTTTATACTTCTATGTTTAATCAATTTTGCATTGATCTTGCAATTACTCTGAGGGAAATCTTGTTTTCCTCATTCCGGCATTCTTAGTCAGCAGTTTACTGTAGTCCTTTGAAAATTTACTGACATTACCTTAGATAATTCAGTTGGAGAGGCTCTGAACTTAACATGGCCTTGCCAATTAACTGTCTCTGAGgagctgttttcttttcctaaaagccCCCTAAGAAGTCTCTGAAATATTTGaggagatatttaaaatattttgatagttCTGacatcacaaaataatttttttctttcattaaattgtGTTGATATTCCCTAACTATCCTAGAtcgaattaactcaaaataaatatatagtctctggtgaaaaaaagaaaaaaattgtgcttCTGTCTCACAGTGGTGAAGCCGTTACTCATTTCAATGTCTACTTTAGATTGACCAGTTGATTTCGGCCTTGATTACATTGTTGGACTAAATTACTCTTCTCACTAAGAAAGTCTGCCAGAtgtgacaaataaaaatacaggacacagttaaatttgcatttcagataaaaaaaCAATGAGTATCTTTTGGTAGATGTATGTCCAATGCGGTATTTGGGATCTACCCatactaaaaagtatttttaactctAAAATGCAATCAActaggaaatgtttattttatttatgccaTTTCTACCAATTAGAGCTGTCAAGTTTTCCGTAAAGCTGTTTGATTTGCTGGAGATATTTTGTGTACGTCATAAACTGACCAGCCGTGCGGACCTTGGCAATCTTTGACTGTgtttgcctatttcttcatttcataCTGTACGTTCTCTTCAAGCAAAGCACTGAGAGTCTTAGAGTAACTGTTCTGCCTAAGGTTTATCATTTTTGCTGATAATTCTCTAAGAATGTTTTTCAAAGTGCAACATGTTTCCGTCTTCAAAAGAACAGAACGTACTGGGCGAGACAGCTGTGGGGTTGGGGCTGAAGGTCCGGAAAAGGCTGAGCAGTCCTGAGATACCGCGATATTAGACAGTATGAAGTGTCTTCTGAACCTCGTCAGCTCCCATACTTCCAAAGGCTTCAGCCGGATAATCGCCCCCTCCCACTTTGGCCTGCGGCGGTGGCGGCGTTGGCATCTCCGCCTGAGACCTCGAGACTTTTCTCTGGCCCGGCCGGGGCAGCCCTGCTCTCTTCCTCGGACTTTTGGGACTTTTAACCTCTCCAGACCGGCTGCAGTCATCATCTTTCAAGATGTCTGATAACGGGGGCTGCACAGATGGCCTGCAAGACTCAGAGAGAGGCCTGCTCAGTAGCCCTGAGGAGCGGTCTGAGGTAGACGCCAGCAGGGAGACATCTTCTGACCCTGCGCTGAGCTTGAATGTGACCGGAGATGGTGGCGTCCCCAGCCCAGAAAGTCAAGGCACTGGTGCAGAAAGTTCAAGTGAAGATATCAACTTGGAAAGCACAGTAGATTCTGACCGATTCTTCATCTGTGAGGAAAACCTACTCCAGTCGGACCCAGAAGAGGGTTCGCTAGGAGAGGACGAACACGAGGaccagggagaggaagaagcGGCGGGAGAACGGCCCCAGGTACTGTGCCCCGAAGCTCACCCTGATCGGTGTTTATCTGCTGAGGATCGGGCCCTGGAGGACTGGGTGTCCTCTGAAACCTCTGCCTTGCCCCACCCTCGCTGGCAAGTCCTTTCTGCTCTCCGCCAGCGGCAGCTGGGTTCCAGTGCCCGCTTTGTATATGATGCCTGTGGGGCAAGGGCCTTTGTGCAGCGTTTCCACCTGTTCTCTCAGCTTCAAGGCCATAATGGTTGTGTCAATACGGTGCACTTTAACCAgcgtggcacctggctggccagTAGCAGCGATGATCTGAGAGTGATAGTGTGGGATTGGGTGCGTGAGCAGCCAGTGCTCGGGTTTGCGAGTGGCCACAAAAATAATGTCTTTCAAGCCAAGTTCCTACCCAATTGTGGTGATTCCACCCTGGCCATGTGTGGCCGTGATGGGCAGATACGCATAGCGGAGCTATCTGCCATACCACACTGCAAGAATACTAAGCGTGTGGCCCAGCACAGGGGAGCCTCCCACAAGTTGGCCCTGGTGCCAGACTCCCCTTTTGAGTTCCTCAGTTCAGGCGAAGACGCAGTTGTTTTTGCCATTGACCTCAGACAAGACCGCCCGGCTTCCAGAGTGGTGGTAaccaaggagagggagaagagagtgggGCTGTATACAATATACGTGAATCCTGCCAATACTTACCAGTTTGCAGTGGGTGGAAGAGATCAGTTTGTAAGAATTTATGACCAGAGGAAAATTGACAACAACGAGAACAATGGAGTACTCAAGAAATTCTGTCCTCATCACCTAGTCAGCGGTGATTGCAAAGTAAGCATCACCTGCCTGGTGTACAGCCACGATGGCACAGAGCTCCTGGCCAGTTATAATGATGAAGATATTTATCTCTTCAACTCCTGGGAAGGAGACGGAGCCCAGTATGTTAAGAGATACAAGGGGCACAGAAATAATGCCACAATCAAAGGTGTCAATTTCTATGGCCCCAGAAGTGAGTTTGTGGTGAGCGGCAGTGATTGCGGCCACATCTTCCTCTGGGAGAAATCATCCTGCCAGATTGTTCAGTTCATGGAAGGGGACAGGGGAGGCACCATAAACTGTCTTCAGCCCCATCCTTACCTACCTGTGATGGCGACCAGTGGCCTAGATCATGATGCCAAGATCTGGGCACCCACAGCTAAAGCTACCAATGACCTGGTCGGCTTAAAGTATACGATGAAGAGGAACAAGCAAGAACGAGACGAAGATCGCCTGCACCACACTGACCTGCTTGATAGCCACATGCTTTGGTTCCTGATGCGTCACCTGACACAGAGAGGTCTTCACCAGCACTGGGGAGCTCCTGGAGCTGAAGTCATGGATGCAGAGTGGGATATGTCTTCCAGTAGCTCCAATTCATCTGAGGAGGAAGAGAACCAAGACCATGTGCAGTGCCTGCCGTCCTGAAGGCCTCATGCCTGCTCCAGCTAGATAGTGTCTCTGTAGGCTAGACTTTAAGTTTAAAATTGAGTTCAACTAATAAATTTTCCTCTTGTCTtctattttccataataaaaactttctcttctctttacatTCTTCCTCCTCCATTCCTTTCCTCTCACTTGGTTTCTTTACTCCTCCCTCTTTACCCATTATATCTTTGCATAAGaaaatatgtaagtttttttttttttgcctcttttcctatgttttcttatgGCTAATCTCTTATAACTGACTTCTAAAGGTTCCTAATaatggttaaaaataattaatagctttattgaatctttcttcttatttctagttaaaaataattaatagctttattgaatCTATCCTCTTATTTCTGACACTCTGAAAACTATcacctttttttcatatttagcaGTTTAAGGTTAATTTCTTCAGTTGAAttgaaaatttcagaaatgtgtttattctttggaagtaaagtaaaataaagcaaaccATGGTCCTGTTCCTTGAATGCAGACACTTGGCCATACACAAACacccatgcatacacacacacagactctgtCACAGAAAAGGACAAGGGGAGAAAAGGTGCACAGGTAAATTCCTAACAAGATAATTCATGCTTCTGGAATAAACATTTGGGGTTATTAACATTTTCTGAATCCCTATGTTAATATTGATTAATTTGAGCAGACAAGGGTTggtaaaaattaaacttaatcaCATGGCATTGTTTACTCTGCACTCTCAATTCTCTTGAAGTTACAGGGCTGAGAACTCCCACAGGATTGCCTTCCAGGAAATCCTCTTGGGACAACCATCTGTAAGATACCAGCCAGAAATATAAGGATTCCTAATATTTGAGAATATATATTTGAACTGACTTTAAGAGCAACTTAATGTTGCAAAAAAGAGTTTATCCTTACAGATATAAACTGTTTGATACCATTGGAAGAAAAATCCCATTAGACATCCATGAATTGCTAAAAATTCTCTTCACCTGATTGTATGAGGTtacattgcttttaaaaatattttgttttaagccttatttaatgtaaattttgGGTGCTGGATGTTCAGTTACTGTTcaataataatattcatttttgttttacacCAGTAATTTGTGTAAGTTACCCCCAAcactccttctttcctttgataATACTCCTTAAAGTGGATATTATCTCTGGCCCCTTGAGAATAGGTTGAGACATTTACATAATGAAATTAGACTTTGGAATGGAAAGTAACTTGGCCAAAATTCCTGTTCACTGAGATTCAAAGTCAGGAACAACTGCCTTGGGATCTGGGAAGCTGGGGCAGCCCCTACCAAGCTCTGCTGTAAGGAAAGAACCTTAAAAGTCCTCAAAGAACCTAATGAGTCTGAACTAAGCACTGTGGTTTAAAACAggatataaagaaacaaaattatcaactagtttatatatttggggcaaACCCTGCACAATTGGGTAGGATTAATACTagcaacaacatcaacaaaatattgaaaaacactTGGAATTTCTAGTGACCTTGAGTGGCAGTGAGAACAATGGCAAGAGCAGATTAATtatccagggtttttttttttttttccacttcctgtTGGAAGCAGATCTGTGGGTGGGAGCGGTGAGGCAgtgcggggaggggggtgtgggaagggagtactggtgggggggggtgcagggtggCGGGAGATGGGTGCAGGGGAGCCTGGTACTGGGAACTGAAACTTTCTTCAGAGTTCCCTGCATCATTCGGAGATTTTTGTGCTACATGAGACATTTGAAGAGAGATTTGGAAGGCAAAGGTAAAGTagtagttatatatttttttatgctCAGAAAGTAGAGGTAGGGGCACATTGTCACTGATCTGCTGGCTTACCTTACCATGAGGCAGCTGCAGGGCCCACAGCTATACCAGCCTGCCTTGTATCTTCCTTTAGCTTCATCAGTTCCACAATAAAGAGTGCCCACTTCTGCAGGGCACTCACTCATCCAAGTTGGAGGTTTGGAGACAGTGAAGGATCAATACACGGGTTCCAGTCTGTCCTTGTGAGTTCCAGCTATTCCGCTTGGATTCCAGTCTATCCTTGCTTCCCTCCACTTCACATCCATCTCTTCTTCCGGAATGCTGTACTGACTTTAGGCTCCATCACCTGAACCAGACAAAAACGTTATGAAGGCTACTTAACCAGCTCCCACAATTACACACTATGAGGTCTCTATTATATAAGTCACGTGTTAACTTGTGTATCActctcccccctacccccaatgtttctgtttctcttttggaATTGTGATGGGCGCATCCACCCCCACCTGCTTTGGACTGAGTAAGTCTCCAGATTACTTAAACAATTTGCCATTTGGAGGAAGTCCTCTAAAGAGGTTGGATTTGAgtaagatagatgatagatacatagatagataatagggactcaaataatttatttgaaaaataaagttatgatTATAGGTGAAAACCAAGCAGGTAAAGTAAGTCCTAGAAAAGAGAAGTAATTGATATACTTTTAATTTATGCAAATCCTGGTCCTATTGATGTATAGAAGAGAGCAATATAATATCACTACCAGTCTTCCATGAGGTGGCAGGCAAAGCTAACAATTCTATCAAATAAGCAGGCAAAACTGcacctttaaatttaaattttcaacacCAATTATTTTCATTCCAATATGGAATTTCTATAGGACAGTTCTATGTAAGCCCTCATGGCCTTTATGAAGTATTATAATTGTCTCCTAATTATGCACAGAATTTAACCACATAAAGTTGTGACAGATGCCAAACTATACTCTTAAAAAGAAGTCTCCTGGCATACATTCCTTAAAAAGACAGGTGTGGAAAAGAATAGacgtgaaaaaaatatataatggagcCTAATTGCTAAATGGCAGGCCAAAAAATTTGGGGTGAATTCTGTTAGTCCAACAGCGAATTTCAGCACGTCTCACTCCATGATGTCCTGCGCCAAAAGCAAAATGCAATAAAGTTACAATAGACTGGATCTTAGCCATCCTGTGATCAACTTCTATGAACTTCACTATCTTAATTTGCTTTGACTTCAGTCTCT
The DNA window shown above is from Lynx canadensis isolate LIC74 chromosome X, mLynCan4.pri.v2, whole genome shotgun sequence and carries:
- the LOC115506734 gene encoding DDB1- and CUL4-associated factor 8-like — translated: MSDNGGCTDGLQDSERGLLSSPEERSEVDASRETSSDPALSLNVTGDGGVPSPESQGTGAESSSEDINLESTVDSDRFFICEENLLQSDPEEGSLGEDEHEDQGEEEAAGERPQVLCPEAHPDRCLSAEDRALEDWVSSETSALPHPRWQVLSALRQRQLGSSARFVYDACGARAFVQRFHLFSQLQGHNGCVNTVHFNQRGTWLASSSDDLRVIVWDWVREQPVLGFASGHKNNVFQAKFLPNCGDSTLAMCGRDGQIRIAELSAIPHCKNTKRVAQHRGASHKLALVPDSPFEFLSSGEDAVVFAIDLRQDRPASRVVVTKEREKRVGLYTIYVNPANTYQFAVGGRDQFVRIYDQRKIDNNENNGVLKKFCPHHLVSGDCKVSITCLVYSHDGTELLASYNDEDIYLFNSWEGDGAQYVKRYKGHRNNATIKGVNFYGPRSEFVVSGSDCGHIFLWEKSSCQIVQFMEGDRGGTINCLQPHPYLPVMATSGLDHDAKIWAPTAKATNDLVGLKYTMKRNKQERDEDRLHHTDLLDSHMLWFLMRHLTQRGLHQHWGAPGAEVMDAEWDMSSSSSNSSEEEENQDHVQCLPS